Genomic segment of Streptococcus pneumoniae:
TAAGACAAGCCCGATATTCTTGCGCAATTCTGCTTGTGAAAACTGACGAATGTCCTGTCCGTCAATCAAGACCTGACCCGATTCGAATTCATAAAAGCGCATCAAGACATTGATAATCGAAGACTTACCAGAGCCTGTCGCTCCGACAAAGGCAATGGTTTCGCCCTGCTTGACTTGAAAAGAAATACCGTCCAAAATCCGCCGTTTTCCATCATAAGAGAAAGACACGTCACGAAATTCGATAATGCCTTCTTCAATTGTCGCAGTACTGTTTCCCTGACTCGGTTCAAAACCAGTCTCATCAATCAAGTCAAAAACTCGACCAGCAGATACCATTGAAGTTTGCAAGGTCGAAAAGTTTTGGGTTACTTCAATCAAGGGATCAAACAGGCGATTGACATATTGGATAAAGGCATACATAAGCCCTGCTGAAATGCCAACATCAAGACCACGGAAGCCAAAATAAGCCATTAACAGCGCATAGGCAAGGAGTTTTAGAAGCGACATAGCAGGTCGCAAGAACAGGCTGTCAAGAGCCATCGAGCGATTGGCATAAGCCACATGCTCTCGATTGATTTCCTCAAATTCCGCCTTCAAGCGCTCTTCCTGACTGAAAGCCTGAATAATCCGAATCCCCTCGATACTCTCAGACAGTTTACTATTGATATCGCTCAAGAGACTTCTGGTCTTAGCGATAACAGTAACCGATTTTTTGCGGTAGAGATTGACCAAGATAAAGATAACTGGGAGCAAAAGCGCCACCAAAGCAGTCAAGCGGACATCCAACATCAGCATGGTATAAAGAGTCACACTGAAAATAAAGACGGCTGAGATAAAGCTGGATAAAATCCCTGAAAACATTTCAGAGATGGCCTCGGTATCATTGGTAATCCTAGAGACAATCGAACCTGAAGGTGTCCGATCAAAATAGGACATGCCCAAACGCTCCATATTGGCAAAAGCGTCTCTGCGAATGTCACGCACAATGCTGTAAGAAACCCTTGCAAAAAAGAGATTTCCAAAATACTGAATCAGTGTCTGTACGACATACATCAGATAATAGCCAACCAAAATCATGACCGCCGTCTGATTGACATGACTCAAATAATGGTCGATAAAATGAGAGGCAATCAGGGGAATGATATTTTTCACAACGGTTGTTAATAAGAGCAGGCCAAGGGCAAGTGCCGTCAACCATTTATAGGGCTTTAAATAGGTCAGCAAACGTTTAAAAACAGCCCATTGATTAGCTTTCTTCATTTGGCACCTCCTCCATTTCTAGCTGTTGGGAAGCGTAGGTCTCCGCATACCAGCCACCTTGCGCAAGCAATTCCTCATGACGGCCACGCTCGATGATTTTCCCGTCCTGCATCACCAAG
This window contains:
- a CDS encoding ABC transporter ATP-binding protein; translated protein: MKKANQWAVFKRLLTYLKPYKWLTALALGLLLLTTVVKNIIPLIASHFIDHYLSHVNQTAVMILVGYYLMYVVQTLIQYFGNLFFARVSYSIVRDIRRDAFANMERLGMSYFDRTPSGSIVSRITNDTEAISEMFSGILSSFISAVFIFSVTLYTMLMLDVRLTALVALLLPVIFILVNLYRKKSVTVIAKTRSLLSDINSKLSESIEGIRIIQAFSQEERLKAEFEEINREHVAYANRSMALDSLFLRPAMSLLKLLAYALLMAYFGFRGLDVGISAGLMYAFIQYVNRLFDPLIEVTQNFSTLQTSMVSAGRVFDLIDETGFEPSQGNSTATIEEGIIEFRDVSFSYDGKRRILDGISFQVKQGETIAFVGATGSGKSSIINVLMRFYEFESGQVLIDGQDIRQFSQAELRKNIGLVLQDPFLYHGTIESNIKMYQDISDEEVRAAAEFVDADQFIQKLPKGYQAPVSERGSSFSTGQRQLLAFARTVASQPKILILDEATANIDSETEQIVQHSLEKMRQGRTTIAIAHRLSTIQDANCIYVLDKGKIIESGTHEELLEKAGTYHKMYQLQAGMMEKKG